The proteins below come from a single Rhizobium sp. BT04 genomic window:
- a CDS encoding Crp/Fnr family transcriptional regulator, with the protein MIESLLLNLGSRDVLSAEEERHLRAIIVKDRYFAAGEDLVSEGSRPGHSTLLLDGFAARYKVMADGSRQITALHVAGDFVDLHAFPIKKMDHGIVALSSCHVAFADHADLRAITERMPHLTRLLWLDTLVDGAIHREWIVAMGRRSKRAHIAHLVCELFVRLQVVKRTRGASFQFPLTQIEMADVLGVSVVHLNKTLQALRREGVFTWENRTITIVDWERLQEIAEFDPGYLSISREPR; encoded by the coding sequence GTGATTGAATCCTTGCTGCTCAACCTTGGAAGCCGTGATGTGCTGTCGGCCGAGGAGGAAAGACATCTCAGAGCGATTATCGTCAAAGACAGGTATTTTGCTGCCGGAGAGGATCTCGTCTCCGAAGGAAGCCGGCCTGGCCATAGCACGCTGCTGCTCGATGGTTTTGCCGCGCGCTACAAGGTGATGGCCGATGGCAGCCGACAGATCACCGCACTGCATGTTGCCGGCGATTTTGTCGATTTGCACGCTTTCCCGATCAAGAAGATGGATCACGGCATCGTGGCCCTGTCGTCCTGCCATGTCGCCTTTGCCGATCACGCCGACCTCAGGGCAATCACCGAGCGCATGCCGCATTTGACCCGGCTGCTCTGGCTCGACACGCTGGTCGATGGCGCCATTCACCGCGAGTGGATTGTTGCCATGGGCCGGCGCTCCAAGCGCGCCCATATCGCTCACCTCGTCTGCGAATTGTTCGTGCGGCTGCAGGTGGTGAAGCGGACGCGGGGCGCAAGCTTCCAGTTTCCGTTGACGCAGATCGAGATGGCCGACGTGCTCGGCGTTTCCGTCGTCCATCTCAACAAGACGCTGCAGGCGCTGCGGCGGGAGGGTGTGTTCACCTGGGAAAACCGGACGATCACCATCGTCGACTGGGAGCGCCTGCAGGAAATTGCCGAATTCGATCCCGGCTATCTCAGCATCTCCAGGGAGCCGCGCTAA
- a CDS encoding SIMPL domain-containing protein, with translation MAPILSKTLLMTALLALPLGSAAPVLAQEAKPREAVISVTGDGESAVAPDMAIVNLAVVKQAKTAREALDENNKAMNEVLKALKDGGIAERDLQTSGFSIQPQYNYPQPVDGQQQQPQLIGYQTINSVTVRLRDLAKLGQVIDQSVTLGINQGGDIQFTNDKPEAAIEEARKNAVAEAVKKAKTLSEAAGVKLGRILEINENVPRAMPQPVYRATMMKEAGDSAVPVQSGENNYNVSVTVTFAIEQ, from the coding sequence ATGGCGCCGATTCTTTCCAAGACACTTCTGATGACTGCCCTTCTGGCCCTGCCGCTTGGCAGCGCAGCGCCTGTTTTGGCGCAGGAGGCAAAACCGCGCGAGGCGGTGATTTCGGTGACGGGCGATGGCGAATCGGCCGTGGCTCCGGATATGGCCATCGTCAATCTCGCCGTCGTCAAGCAGGCAAAGACCGCCCGCGAAGCCCTCGATGAGAACAACAAGGCGATGAACGAGGTGCTGAAGGCGCTGAAGGACGGCGGCATTGCCGAGCGCGATCTGCAGACTTCCGGCTTTTCCATCCAGCCGCAATATAATTATCCGCAGCCGGTCGACGGCCAGCAGCAGCAGCCGCAGCTGATCGGCTACCAGACGATCAATTCGGTCACCGTTAGGCTGCGCGATCTCGCCAAGCTCGGCCAGGTCATCGACCAATCCGTCACGCTCGGCATCAACCAGGGCGGCGACATCCAGTTCACCAACGACAAGCCGGAAGCGGCGATCGAAGAGGCACGCAAGAACGCCGTCGCCGAGGCGGTCAAGAAGGCGAAGACGCTGAGCGAAGCCGCCGGCGTCAAACTTGGCCGCATCCTCGAGATTAACGAGAATGTGCCGCGCGCCATGCCGCAGCCGGTCTATCGCGCCACGATGATGAAGGAGGCCGGGGATTCTGCCGTTCCCGTCCAGAGCGGCGAGAACAATTACAATGTCAGCGTCACCGTGACTTTCGCAATCGAGCAGTAA
- a CDS encoding N-acetyltransferase → MGRYPTAIIDDEETMFETLDPVPPEIATAISDGLTAFNESAEIRREAFAIVWQGNGGLTAGITASVSFSILFIGNLWVAKSLRLSGIGTKLMAAAEEEGRRRAAVTACVDTLSTQAPDFYPKLGYVEFGRISGHAAGRPVDRIWFRKELSVAA, encoded by the coding sequence ATGGGTCGCTATCCTACGGCGATCATCGATGATGAGGAAACCATGTTCGAAACCCTTGATCCCGTTCCGCCTGAGATCGCAACTGCGATTTCCGACGGCCTGACTGCCTTCAACGAGAGCGCTGAGATCAGGCGTGAGGCGTTCGCCATCGTCTGGCAAGGGAATGGAGGGCTTACTGCCGGAATAACGGCGTCCGTTTCCTTCTCGATTCTTTTCATCGGCAATCTGTGGGTGGCAAAATCGCTGCGGTTGAGCGGCATCGGCACGAAGTTGATGGCGGCGGCGGAAGAAGAAGGGCGCCGCCGCGCCGCTGTAACGGCCTGCGTCGACACGCTCTCGACCCAGGCGCCGGACTTTTACCCGAAACTTGGATATGTCGAATTCGGCAGGATCAGCGGGCATGCCGCAGGCCGGCCTGTCGACCGGATCTGGTTCCGTAAGGAACTCTCCGTCGCAGCCTGA
- a CDS encoding DUF1428 domain-containing protein, whose amino-acid sequence MSYVDGFIVAVPKENVEAYKKFSTFAGTIWKEYGALEYVECIGDDVPYGELTSFPRAVQAKEDEVVVFFWIVYGSRQERDDINAKVMDDPRLKGDQWQMPFDGKRLIYGGFEMLIKL is encoded by the coding sequence ATGTCCTATGTCGATGGTTTCATCGTCGCGGTACCGAAGGAAAATGTCGAGGCCTATAAGAAATTCTCGACCTTCGCGGGCACGATCTGGAAGGAATATGGCGCGCTCGAATATGTCGAATGTATCGGCGACGACGTGCCCTATGGCGAGCTGACCTCCTTTCCCCGCGCCGTGCAGGCCAAGGAGGACGAGGTGGTGGTGTTTTTCTGGATCGTCTACGGCTCGCGCCAGGAACGTGACGATATCAATGCCAAGGTGATGGACGATCCGAGGCTCAAGGGCGACCAATGGCAGATGCCGTTCGACGGCAAGCGGCTGATCTATGGCGGCTTCGAGATGCTGATCAAGCTCTGA
- a CDS encoding secondary thiamine-phosphate synthase enzyme YjbQ yields the protein MPQTILTLPTRGQGLYEFTDQAEAFVNAAGPEEGLLTVFVRHTSCSLLIQENADPDVRTDLLSFFRRLVPPASDASMGWVVHRAEGPDDMPAHIKAALTQVSIGIPVARGRLMLGTWQGLYLFEHRDRPHRREIVLHLGA from the coding sequence TTGCCCCAAACGATCCTTACCCTGCCCACACGCGGACAGGGCCTTTACGAATTCACCGACCAGGCGGAGGCCTTCGTCAACGCCGCGGGGCCGGAGGAGGGGCTGCTCACCGTCTTCGTGCGCCACACATCCTGTTCGCTGCTGATCCAGGAAAATGCCGATCCCGATGTGCGCACCGACCTTCTTTCCTTTTTCCGCCGCCTGGTGCCGCCGGCCTCCGATGCGTCGATGGGCTGGGTCGTGCACAGGGCCGAGGGGCCGGACGATATGCCGGCGCATATCAAGGCGGCGCTGACTCAGGTCTCGATCGGTATTCCGGTCGCGCGCGGCCGGCTGATGCTCGGCACCTGGCAAGGCCTCTATCTCTTCGAACATCGGGACCGCCCGCACCGGCGCGAAATCGTGCTGCATCTCGGCGCCTGA
- a CDS encoding MFS transporter, which produces MDISQGPGSVLRHPGYLNFAASRVFSSLSFQSIGIAMGWMIYDQTHSALALGLVGFCQFLPMAVLTFVVGHVADRFDRRRIGLICQLIEALTALVLAVATWQQWLTPAGILAAVTVLGAVVAFERPTMAALLPNIVPASMLQKAVATSTSMMQTALIIGPSLGGLLYGLNPVAPFAIAALLFAVASFNVISIRMQWAPARREPVTLASVFAGVSFIRSRPVMLGTISLDLFAVLLGGATALLPMFARDILHAGPWELGLLRAAPAIGALAMSIVLARRPLESNVGRKMLVAVAVFGLATIVFSLSTNIVLSVAALLVVGASDTVSVVVRSSLVQLLTPDEMRGRVSAVNSLFIGTSNQLGEFESGMMAAVLGPVATGLVGGLGTIVVVLLWMRLFPDLTKVKTLQG; this is translated from the coding sequence ATGGACATATCCCAAGGACCGGGGAGCGTTCTTCGCCACCCCGGCTATCTGAACTTCGCCGCCTCCCGCGTCTTTTCCTCGCTTTCCTTCCAATCCATCGGCATCGCCATGGGCTGGATGATCTACGATCAGACGCACAGCGCCCTTGCGCTCGGCCTCGTCGGCTTCTGCCAGTTCCTGCCGATGGCGGTGCTGACCTTCGTCGTGGGCCATGTCGCCGACCGGTTCGATCGACGCCGCATCGGCCTCATCTGCCAGCTGATCGAGGCGCTGACGGCGCTGGTGCTGGCGGTTGCCACCTGGCAGCAATGGTTGACGCCGGCCGGCATCCTGGCCGCCGTCACGGTGCTCGGCGCCGTCGTCGCCTTCGAGCGGCCGACCATGGCGGCGCTGCTGCCGAATATCGTGCCGGCCTCGATGCTGCAGAAGGCGGTCGCCACCTCAACCTCGATGATGCAGACGGCGCTGATCATTGGCCCGTCGCTCGGCGGCCTGCTCTACGGCCTGAACCCTGTCGCGCCCTTTGCCATCGCGGCGCTGCTGTTTGCCGTTGCGAGCTTCAACGTCATCTCGATCCGCATGCAGTGGGCGCCTGCCAGGCGCGAGCCGGTGACATTAGCCTCGGTCTTTGCCGGCGTCTCCTTCATCCGCAGCCGGCCCGTCATGCTCGGCACCATCTCGCTCGATCTCTTCGCGGTGCTGCTCGGCGGCGCCACCGCGCTGCTGCCGATGTTTGCCAGGGATATCCTGCATGCCGGCCCCTGGGAGCTCGGCCTGCTGCGCGCCGCGCCGGCGATCGGCGCGCTCGCCATGTCGATCGTGCTTGCCCGCCGGCCGCTCGAGAGCAATGTCGGGCGCAAGATGCTTGTCGCCGTCGCGGTGTTCGGCCTTGCCACCATCGTCTTCTCGCTGTCCACCAATATCGTGCTTTCGGTCGCCGCACTGCTTGTCGTCGGCGCCTCCGATACGGTGAGCGTTGTCGTGCGCAGTTCGCTGGTGCAGCTCCTGACGCCGGACGAGATGCGCGGCCGCGTCAGTGCCGTCAACTCGCTGTTCATCGGCACCTCCAACCAGCTCGGCGAATTCGAATCCGGTATGATGGCGGCCGTGCTCGGACCGGTCGCCACCGGTCTCGTCGGCGGGCTCGGGACCATCGTCGTCGTGCTCTTGTGGATGCGGCTTTTCCCCGATCTCACCAAGGTCAAGACGCTGCAGGGCTGA
- a CDS encoding DUF922 domain-containing Zn-dependent protease, protein MTKTFLTYAMAAVFALAPAAALAEWQAIEEVRPYSISGKTGAELYESIGARGPKAGVTGRVIAHTTFKLTWTRKYEPQGNACVITTNRPKLIITYTLPKPAAALPAAVESSWESFISGVAAHERVHGETIKEMVKEIEATSIGLTVADDPDCKKIRIELTRRLGEISAKQRQRGRDFDKIEMGDGGNIQQLILKLVNGP, encoded by the coding sequence GTGACGAAAACTTTTCTAACCTATGCAATGGCGGCGGTTTTCGCCTTGGCGCCGGCCGCCGCGCTGGCCGAATGGCAGGCGATCGAAGAGGTGCGGCCCTATTCGATCTCCGGCAAGACGGGCGCCGAGCTCTACGAATCGATCGGGGCGCGGGGCCCCAAGGCCGGGGTCACCGGCCGGGTGATCGCGCATACGACCTTCAAGCTGACCTGGACCCGGAAATACGAACCGCAGGGCAATGCCTGCGTGATCACGACCAACCGGCCAAAGCTCATCATCACCTATACGCTGCCGAAACCGGCGGCTGCACTGCCGGCGGCCGTCGAGAGCAGTTGGGAGAGTTTTATATCAGGCGTTGCGGCCCATGAGCGGGTGCATGGTGAAACCATCAAGGAGATGGTCAAGGAGATCGAGGCGACGAGCATCGGCCTCACCGTTGCCGACGACCCCGACTGCAAGAAGATCCGGATCGAGCTCACCCGCCGCCTCGGCGAGATCTCCGCGAAGCAGCGCCAGCGCGGCCGCGACTTCGACAAGATCGAAATGGGGGACGGCGGCAATATCCAGCAGCTCATCCTCAAGCTGGTGAATGGGCCCTGA